Below is a genomic region from Microbacterium sp. LWO12-1.2.
GGTCTCGACGTGTCCCCGTGCGACGCCATAGGCATCGTCGAGTGCTTTCAGCACAGGAGTAATGGCGTTCGTCGTACAGGACGCCGCGGAAAGGATCCGATCCGCAGGCTGAATCGTGTCGTCGTTGATGCCGTGGACGATGTTCTTCAGCGGCGTCTTGCCGGGCGCCGTGAGGAGAACGCGAGACGCGCCGGGACTGGAGAGATGCTGCGCCAGGCCCTCGTCATCACGCCAGCGGCCAGTGTTGTCCACGACGACCGCGTCGTGGATGCCGTAGCTGGTGTAGTCGATGGCGGCGGGGTCGTCGGAGTAGATGACCTGCACGCGCACACCGTTGGCGATGAGGACGCTGGCCTCGTGGTCCACCGAGACGGACCCGGCGAACGGGCCGTGGACGGAGTCGCGCAAGAGGAGGCTGGCGCGCTTGTCGAGGTCGTTGTCCGATCCGCGGCGCACGACGATGGCGCGAAGCCGCAGTCCGTGCCCGTTGCCGGCCTGGGCGATGAGGATGCGAGCGAGCAGTCTGCCGATTCGGCCGAATCCGTAGAGGACAACGTCCGTGCTTCCGGTTTCGGTGGCAGGGATCTCAGCAAACAGCGCACTGAGGACGTCAGTCTCAGACGCCGCGACTGCGGCGGCGACGCGGGCGGTGTCGACCGAGGATGGCGCCGGCGCTGCGGCAAGGAGAGCCTCGAGGACGGAGGCGCTCTGCTCCAGAGCGATGGCGGGGTGCCCCATGCCGGTCGCTCGGTCGTGTGCGGCGATGACGCCAGTCGCCGAGAGGTTGATGAGGTGATGTCCGTGGATGGATGTCACCACTCCGTGGTCCCGGTAGAGCTTGCCGATGAGAGGGATGAGGTTCTCGGCGACCTCTTCGCGACGGACCCAGCTGTTGCGGTGGGATTCGAAGGCGGATTCGGTCACGGCTGTTCTCTCGGTCTGGCGTCAGTCGATGCTGAGGCGGAAGGCGTGTGCGAGTTCGGTGATGCGTTGCGCGCGTCCGAGGCGCGGAAGGTCGCTGCCGTCGCGGACGACACCGCCCCGGCTCTCGAAGTCGGCGAGGAAGCCGCGAGCCCAGACGACATCGGACCGAGATGGGCTGAAGGACTCGTTGACGACGGTGGGCTGTTCATCGAAAAGACAGAGCTTTCCCGTCATCCCCAAGGACACTCCGACGGCGGACTGGTCTCGCAAGAGCGCATGCCCCGGCATGACGGTCGGGCCGTCGATGGGTCCGGGCAATCCGCCGATGCGGGAAGCGACGACCAGGCGAGACCTCGGGTACGCCATAGCGAGGTCGTCGGCACTTGCTCTTGTAGCTGACGGCGATGTCGAAGGCGCTCGTCGGATGGCCTTCCAGCACGTGATTGACGCGCGGGACGAGGCGCTGCGCGCTATCGGCGCGAATCTGGATCGATGAAGCCGTTCGGGCGTCTGTCGCTCGCGTCGCTTCTGCTGCATTCGGCGCTGATCCAGGCCGCCATCTTCCTCATCCGTCCTACCGCTTCGTATCGAGCACTGGAGCTGGGGGCGCCGCCAGCGGCGCTCGGCGCGATCGGGGCAGCGTTCGCCGTGCTCCCTCTCCTCTTCGCCGTACCCGCGGGCCTTCTCGCTGACCGCATCGGCTCTCGGCCGATGATCCTCATGGGATCCGTCGTCACACTTGGTGCGGCAGTGACATTCCTCTTCTGGGGCGGCGACCTCGTTGGCCTGATAGTCGCGACAGCGGTCCTCGGCGCCGGACACCTGGCGTGTATCGTCGGCCAGCAGAGCGCGGTTGCCAACACCTCGCGAGGTGGGCGGCTGGACTCGATGTTCGGCTACTACACGTTCATGGCTTCGCTTGGTCAGGCCGCCGGACCGTTGCTGATCCCGCTTGTCGGGGGCCACGGGCTTACGCCTTCGACGAACGCCCTGCAGCGCGGGAGTGTGCATCGCGGGTGCGCTCGTCGTCTTCGGTGCGCTGATGCGTAACGCGAAGTCCGAGAAGTCCTTGAACCGCGCCACCGACGGCAACACGTGGTCGATCCTCCGAACCCCAGGCGTCGCCCGGGCTATCGGCACGAGCGCGCTCATCGTCGCAGCCGTGGACCTCACCGTGGTCTACATCCCGGCGCTGGGCATCGAACGGGAGATGACCGCCGCATCCGTCGGCGCGTTGCTCACCATCCGGGCGGTCGCGTCGATGCTGTCCAGGCTGTTCCTCGGTCGTGCCGCCGCGCGCATCGGGCGAGCCCGGCTGATGGGGGTGAGCATCGCCATGGCCGCTATCTCGTTCCTGATCCTCGCCACCCCCGTGCCCGAGTGGGCGATCTTCGCCACGATGGTCACTGTCGGCCTCGGCCTCGGGGTCGGACAGCCGCTGACCATGTCCTGGGTGACGGAGCAGGTCCCACCCGGGCGTCGGGGAACAGCCCTTGCGGTGCGCCTGGCCGGGAACCGGTTGAGCCAGGTCGTGCTCCCGTCCGCAGTCGGATCTCTCGGCAGCATCGCGAGCGCCGGCGCCGTGCTGGGAGTGACGGGCCTGCTGTTGGTCGGCACTTTGGTGCTGATCGGGACCGTGCGTTTCGATGAAGACCCCTAGCTCCGCCAGCGTGATGCGTATGCCGCCGGTCAGGGGACCAGGTTGGCCCTTACCCACTCGCGGAGCGTCGTCGTCCTGATTTCCTGACGGGCATTGTAGGTAGTTGCCTTATCCCAGGCAACACCGCGCCCCTGCGCGAAGGCGGCACGATACTTCCGCGTCATATCATGAGGGTCGTCGGCGAGTTCCTCCATGAGCTGAGATTCCGACCACACCCTCAGCGCGAACGGATGTCCGAGCGCGTCCCCGAGCGTCTCGGCGACCTCTCCGTAGGTTACGGTGTCGCCGGCGATGTAGACGATCTCATTCTGAATTCGAGGTTCAGCGAAGAGGATCTCTGCGGTGAGCGCACCGATATCCTCCGGCGTCGTCACGGTGACGGCGGTCTCTGCTGACCCGAGTGCGTTGACGGTGCGACTGGGCAGATCAACCATCCCCGAGCCGGGTTCAAAGAGGTAGTTCATGAACATGCCGGTCGAAATGATCACCCACTCGGTCTCTTCCTGCGACCGCAGGAGGTCTCGGACATCGAGTTGCGAGTCGAAGATATCCTGGGGGCTTCCGCGACCGATGACATCGAAGTCCACGCCGAACTGCCAAGGGAAGTACCGGGGTACTTTCGCCGCCAGTGCCGCGTGGGCGACCTTCATGGGAGCGTCGAGGCCCGCGGTGATCCCCGTGCATCCGATGACGGTGTCGTACCGGGTGAAGATGCTCACAAGCTCGTCGATCGTGTTCTGCACCAGGTCGCCGGGAACAATACCTATCCCCAGATCGCGAATCTCGGCGAGATCGCGCTGCTTCGCCGGTGCCCCGGAATCGATTGTGGCGGGGCGGAGCAGAACGTCCACCGAGGAGCCTGGGACATCGATGGCGCGGCGCATGACGTTCCGCAGCACGGGCATGCCTAGCTCTCCTGCTCCGATTACGAGAATTTTCCTGGACTGGCCGTCCCACTCATGTCCTGACATCAGTGCTCCTTTCCTTGCGTCTCGCGTGTCGAGGCGCCTGCATCCAAAGAGCGTAAACTTTGACACTAGTGTCAAGGTCAAATCGGGATCGGTAGAGGAGAGTGAGCATGAAGATCAGCGAAGCCGCGGCCAAGGTCGGGGCGCCTGCAAGGATGCTCCGCTACTACGAGCAGCAAGGCCTCATCGCGGCCTCGCGCTCAGGGAATGGATATCGCGACTACTCGGAGGAGCAGGTCGAGCATGCCCGCCACGTCCGGGCTCTGGTTGAAGCCGGTCTTTCGACACGCATGATCAAGATCGTCCTGGATATCGAGGCACCGCTCGAACGACAGCAGGCGGTTTCGTGCAGCCGTGCGTCAGCCGAGGACCTGGCCCGGGAGTTGCGTGTGGTCGAGAACCGCATCTCGTGCTTGGAGAAGAGCCGCGATGCCGTGATCCGCTACCTTCGAAGCTCGGAACATTCTGACGTGCTAGCCTCCTTCGCGCGATGAAGGAGATCATCCTGCAGATGCGAGCCGCATGATGCTCTCAGCAGATGTACACCTTGCGCAGGGTCTCGGTGACCGTCCACACGGTGCGTTGCCCTTCGGTCAGATACACGATCGATCCAGGACCGACTTCGATCGCGGTGAGCGGAGGCTCGACGAAGTCGATGCGCGCATGACCGGCCAGCACGACGAAAACTTCGTCGACCTCGATGTCCGATGCCGTGCCGGGCGTCATCTCCCAGATGCCGACCTCGATCTCACCGAGGGCAGCCAGCGCACGCGTGGCGGTCGTCGGCTGACCGAGCACCACCTCGTCGACAGGCAGCGGCTCGTGCACGAGCGGTAGTGCCGCGGCATCCACTCCCGCCCCGGCGGCGAGCAGGCTCACGAGTCGAATCCCATGCCGACGGCGTCGAGCGTCCGGAGGAAGAGGTTGCGCTTTCCCTCGTTGTGATCGGCGCGGTCCATCGCGGCGCGCACGAGGTTGATGCCGATCGCGGCGGCGGGCTCCGGCGGGAACGGGATGGGCTTCTCGCGCACCATCGCCAGCTCCGTGCGTTCGGTCTGCTCTCCCGAGAGTTCGTCGAGCATGACGTCGGCGGCGAACCGGGCGGCGCCGACGCCGAGCCCCGTGAAGCCGGTCGCGTAGGCGACCCGTCCCCGGCGGGCGGTGCCGAAGAAAGCGCAGAACCGGCTCGACGAGTCGATGGCGCCCGCCCAGCGGTGCGTGAAGCGCAGCCCTTCGAGCTGCGGGAACGTCGTGAAGAAGTGCGAGGCGAGTCTGCGGTGGCTCTCCATCCGGTCCTCGTACTCGGGGCGCACCTTGCCGCCGAAGTGATACACGGCGTCGTAGCCGCCGAAGAGGATCCGGTTGTCGGCGGTGAGGCGGTAGTAGTGGAACTGGTTGGCGCTGTCTGCGAGGCCCTGGCGGTTCGACCAGCCGATCGACGTGAGCTGTTCGTCGCTCAGCGGTTCGCTCATCAGCACGTAGTCGTACACGGGGACGGTCATGAGCCGATTGCGCCTGAGGAGCGACGGGAAGACGTTCGTGGCGAGCGCGACGTCGTCGGCGATCACGCGTCCGCCGTCGCGGGTGACGACGGTCATCGGTCCCGTGCCGTCGCCCTCGATGCCTCGCACGAGCGAGTGCTCGAAGATCTCGACGCCCAGGTCGGCGGCGACCCGCGCGAGCTCGAGGCCGAGCTTCGCGGGATGCACGAGCGCCGTGGCATCGCGGTCCCACGCGCCGGCGAGGAAGGTCGGCGAATGCACTTCGGCCTGCACGGCCTCGCGGTCGAGGAAGCCGTCCTCCTCGCGGAGCCAGTCGACCTGATGACGTTCGACGGCGAGCGTGATCGCGCCGGTGCGTTCGAAGTCGGCATCCATCCCGTATCGCTCCACGGTCCGGGCGATGCCGTCGAGGTTCTCGAGTCCGAGCTCCTCGAGTCGGTCAATCTCCTGCGGCCAGCGGGTCAGTCCGTTCTCGTGGCCGTGCGTGAGGCTCGCCTCGCAGAAGCCGCCGTTGCGGCCGGAGGCCGCCCACGCGATGCGCGACGCCTCGAGCAGCACGACCCGGCGCTGCGGGTCGCGCTCCTTCGCACGCACCGCGGTCCACAGTCCTGCGTACCCGCCGCCGACGATCACGAGATCGGCGGACACCGGGCCGGTGAGCGCCGGATGCGTCGGCCGCTCGACGTCGTCGAGCCAGAAGACGCTCAGCGCCGTCCCCTGCAGAGACGCGTCGATGACGGCATCCGAGGGGCGCTGGCGTTCGAAGACGGTGGTTCCCATGAATCTCTCCTTGTTTCCGGGCCGCGCGGTCAGCGCGTACCCCAGTTGTAGAGGTCTTTGTAGAGGCCGGCGTAGAGCAGGCTCTCGGTGTGGATGACGCCGGGGATGGTGCGGATGCGGGTGGCGATGAGGTCGAGCAGATGGGCGTCGCTCTCGCACACCGCTTCGACGAGGATGTCGTAGGTGCCGAGGGTCACGACCACGTAGGCGAGTTCGGTGATCTCGGTCAGCTGCTCCGCGACCGCACGGGGGTCGCCGGTGACGCGGATGCCGATCATCGACATGCGCTTGAAGCCGAGCTGCATCGGGTCGGTGACGGCGACGATCTGGATGATGCCCGCCTCCGTCATCCGCTGCACGCGCTGCCGGGCCGCGGCCTCGCTGAGCCCGACCTCGCGGCCGATCTCGGCGTAGGGGCGCCGGCCGTCCTCCTGCAGCAGCTCGACGATCCGCTTCGAGATGTCATCAAGGACTGGCTGTTTCGTTGCGGCACTCATGTGATGATATTGACAGCATCTTCCAACATTCGCAACCGATTCCATTGCGTAGCCCCCGTAGAACTTCCGTATTCGCAATATTGTGGCTACTATGACCGTCATGACCACAGAATCCCTGCAGAACTTCATCGGCGGTCGACGCGTTCCCGTGAACGGAGCAGGGCGGATGCCGCTGATCGACCCGGCGACGGAGGAGACGTACGGCGAGCTGCCGGTGTCGGACGCCTCCGACGTCGACGCCGCGTACGCCGCGGCCGCCGCCGCGTTCCCCGTCTGGCGCGACACGACCCCGGCCGACCGGCAGCTGGCACTGTTCCGCATCGCCGACGAGATGCAGGCCCGCGCCGAGGAGTTCGCCGACCTGGAGTCGAAGGACACGGGCAAGCCGCGGGCCAGCCTCGTCGCCGACGAGATCCTGCAGTCCATCGACCAGCTGCGGTTCTTCGCCGGCGCCGCCCGCAGCCTCGAGGGTCGCGCCGCCGCCGAGTACCTCGCCGGCCACACCTCGTTCGTGCGCCGCGAGCCGATCGGCGTCATCGGACAGGTCACGCCGTGGAACTACCCGCTCAACATGGCGGTGTGGAAGATCGCACCGGCGCTCGCCGCCGGCAACACCGTGGTGCTGAAGCCCGCCGAGTCGACCCCGCTGACCACGCTGCTGCTCGCCGAGATCGTGGCCGTGCACACGCCCGCCGGCACTCTGAACGTCGTGCTCGGCGACCGCGACACCGGGGTGGCGCTCGTCGAGCATCCGACGCCGCAGATGGTCGCGATCACCGGGTCGGTGCGGGCGGGCATGGCGGTGGCCCGCTCGGCCGCCGCCGACGTGAAGCGCGTGCACCTCGAACTCGGCGGCAAAGCGCCGGCGATCGTCTTCCCCGACGCCGACCTCGACAGGGCGGCCTCGGGCATCGTCACCGGCGCGTTCTTCAACGCCGGGCAGGACTGCACGGCCGCCACCCGCGTGCTCGTGCACTCCTCTGTGCACGACGAGTTCGTCGCGGCGCTGGTCGAGAAGACGAAAACGGATGCCCGCACCGGTGCACCGCATGAGGAGGGAGTCCTGTACGGGCCCCTCAGCAGCGCGGCCCAGCTCGCCCAGGTGCAGGGCTTCGTCGACCGGCTGCCGCCTCACGCCACGATCGAGACCGGCGGGCGTCACCAGGGAGACGCGGGCTACTTCTTCGAGGCCACCATCGTCTCGGGTCTGCACCAGGACGACGAGGCCGTGCAGAGCGAGATCTTCGGACCGGTGCTCACCGTGCAGGCCTTCGACACCGACGAGGAGGCGCTGGCGATGGCGAACGACGTCCCCTACGCTCTGGCCTCGTCGGTGTGGACGCGTGACCACACCAGGGCGATGCGCTTCTCCCGCGACCTCGACTTCGGGTGCGTGTGGATCAACACCCACATCCCGTTCGTGTCCGACATGCCGCACGGCGGCTTCAAGCACTCGGGCTACGGCAAGGACCTCTCACAATACGGCTTCGACGACTACACCCGCATCAAGCACGTCATGACCGCGCTCGACTGAGCGCGACCCGCCGCCAGACGATCATGATTCGTTACGAGCCAGCCATCGACCTCGAGACGATCTCCGCGATCGACGTGCATGTGCACATCGAGGTCGACAGACACGGACGCACCTCGCTGCCTGATGACCTCTCGAGTGCCGCATCGGAGTACTTCTCTATTGACGGCCCGCGCCCGGACCTCGACTCGGTTGCGAAGTATTATCGGGAGCGCCGAATGGCAGCGGTCGTGTTCACGGTCGGCGCGACGACGCAGTTGGGACACACAGGCATCTTCAGCGAGGAAATCGCCGAGGGCGCAGCGCACAACAACGACGTCCTCATCCCTTTCGGATCGGTCGATCCACGCCTCGGCGCCGCGGCTGTGGATCGCGCACGCCGTTTGATCGACGACTACGGTGTGCGCGGCTTCAAGTTCCACCCCCCTCTGCAGGGATTCGATCCGAGCGACGAAACGCATCACGCGCTTTACGGGCTCCTTGAGGGTGCCGGAGTGATCGCCCTCTTCCACACGGGACAAACCGGCATCGGCGCCGGACTCCGAGGAGGGCGCGGTCTGCGCCTGGGGCTCTCGAACCCGATGCTGCTCGACCCGGTGGCTGCGGACTTCCCCGACCTACAGATCATCATGGCCCACCCGTCCGTGCCCTGGCAGGACGAGGCGCTGTCTGTAACGACCCACAAGCCCAACACCTGGATCGACCTGTCCGGTTGGAGCCCCAAGTACTTCCCCGAGAACCTCGTGAGTCATGCCAACTCGCTTCTCCGTTCCCGCATCCTGTTCGGATCGGACTTCCCGCTCCTCACCCCCGAACGCTGGATGAGGGACGCCGAGAAGACCTCGCTCAAGCCCGAGGTGATGCCGGGGATTCTCAAGGACAACGCGGCGCGACTACTCGGTCTCGCAGACTGACCCCATCGGAAGGAGCACCATGACCACCACCGTCGCCTCCTGCTCTCCCTCGTCATCGGATTCCAGGCCTTCATCAAGCTGATGGCGAATTCTTCGACTGGCGATTCCGTCGTCGCCCGCGTACTCCGTGTCTTGGACACGTTCACACCCACTCGCACGGTCCAGACGCGCAGTGAGATCGGCCGTCGAGCGGGCCTCCCGAGCTCGACCGCCCATCGCATCGTGAACGACCTGGTCGAGAGCGGTGTGCTGGAACGCGACGAGCACAACGGCATGCGGGTGGGTGTGCGCCTGTGGGAGCTGGCGACTCGGTCGTCCGACGCGCTCCGTCTGCGTCAAGCTGCGTTGCCCTCGATGGAGCGGGTGCAGGCGCGGATCGGGGAGCACACCCAACTCGCCGTCAGGGAGGCCGACGAGGCGCTGTTCCTGGAACGCCTCAGTAGCCCCGAGTCCGGAGCGAACATCACCAAGATCGCCGGCCGCCTTCCCCTGCACGCATCATCCTCGGGATTGGTTCTGCTCGCGTTTGCAGATCGCGCGACTCGGGAGCGGGTTCTGAGCCTACCGATGAAGCGTCTGACGAAAAGCACGATCACGGAGAGTTCCGACCTGCGGAGGAAGCTCAACGAGGTCCGCAGTGTCGGGTTCAGCATCGCTCCCGGTTACGTCGAAGAGGTCTCCACAGGTGTCGCAGTGCCCATCCGCGGCGAGCGCGGTGTCATCGCTGCGCTTTCGGTGGTCCTGCCCCGCGACTCCCCTACGGAAGGCCCGTTGGTGGCGATCATTCAAGCCGCGCGAGACATCGAACGCGCGCTCGGCGCTCATCGGCAGCGATCGATCGGATCCCCATTGAATGGGAATCTCGGTGGTGTAGCGCCCCGCTGATTGGAGACTGAGACGGGCCCGCAGGCCTCGAGAATCACGTCAGAGGAGACGACATGCCCGCTCCCAGCCGCACCCGGGTCGCCATCATCGGCGCAGGCCCCGCAGGCCTCCTTCTCTCGCACCTGCTCTCGAGCGCCGGGATCGAGTCGATCGTCATCGATTCCCGCACCCGCGAGGAGATCGAGTCGACCATTCGCGCGGGGATCCTCGAGCAGGGC
It encodes:
- a CDS encoding glyceraldehyde-3-phosphate dehydrogenase, whose translation is MTESAFESHRNSWVRREEVAENLIPLIGKLYRDHGVVTSIHGHHLINLSATGVIAAHDRATGMGHPAIALEQSASVLEALLAAAPAPSSVDTARVAAAVAASETDVLSALFAEIPATETGSTDVVLYGFGRIGRLLARILIAQAGNGHGLRLRAIVVRRGSDNDLDKRASLLLRDSVHGPFAGSVSVDHEASVLIANGVRVQVIYSDDPAAIDYTSYGIHDAVVVDNTGRWRDDEGLAQHLSSPGASRVLLTAPGKTPLKNIVHGINDDTIQPADRILSAASCTTNAITPVLKALDDAYGVARGHVETVHSFTNDQNLIDNFHKGDRRGRSAVLNMVITGTGAAKAAAKALPQLEGKLTGSSIRVPTPDVSLAILNLTLQREVTRDEVNDYLRRVSLHSPLRQQIDYVESPEIVSTDFVGSHRAGIVDGLATIADGVNLTLYVWYDNEYGYSCQVVRVLERMAGIHPIVIPARERVLAETLPA
- a CDS encoding MFS transporter, whose product is MKPFGRLSLASLLLHSALIQAAIFLIRPTASYRALELGAPPAALGAIGAAFAVLPLLFAVPAGLLADRIGSRPMILMGSVVTLGAAVTFLFWGGDLVGLIVATAVLGAGHLACIVGQQSAVANTSRGGRLDSMFGYYTFMASLGQAAGPLLIPLVGGHGLTPSTNALQRGSVHRGCARRLRCADA
- a CDS encoding MFS transporter, with the protein product MRNAKSEKSLNRATDGNTWSILRTPGVARAIGTSALIVAAVDLTVVYIPALGIEREMTAASVGALLTIRAVASMLSRLFLGRAAARIGRARLMGVSIAMAAISFLILATPVPEWAIFATMVTVGLGLGVGQPLTMSWVTEQVPPGRRGTALAVRLAGNRLSQVVLPSAVGSLGSIASAGAVLGVTGLLLVGTLVLIGTVRFDEDP
- a CDS encoding aromatic alcohol reductase, with amino-acid sequence MSGHEWDGQSRKILVIGAGELGMPVLRNVMRRAIDVPGSSVDVLLRPATIDSGAPAKQRDLAEIRDLGIGIVPGDLVQNTIDELVSIFTRYDTVIGCTGITAGLDAPMKVAHAALAAKVPRYFPWQFGVDFDVIGRGSPQDIFDSQLDVRDLLRSQEETEWVIISTGMFMNYLFEPGSGMVDLPSRTVNALGSAETAVTVTTPEDIGALTAEILFAEPRIQNEIVYIAGDTVTYGEVAETLGDALGHPFALRVWSESQLMEELADDPHDMTRKYRAAFAQGRGVAWDKATTYNARQEIRTTTLREWVRANLVP
- a CDS encoding MerR family transcriptional regulator, with product MKISEAAAKVGAPARMLRYYEQQGLIAASRSGNGYRDYSEEQVEHARHVRALVEAGLSTRMIKIVLDIEAPLERQQAVSCSRASAEDLARELRVVENRISCLEKSRDAVIRYLRSSEHSDVLASFAR
- a CDS encoding cupin domain-containing protein — translated: MSLLAAGAGVDAAALPLVHEPLPVDEVVLGQPTTATRALAALGEIEVGIWEMTPGTASDIEVDEVFVVLAGHARIDFVEPPLTAIEVGPGSIVYLTEGQRTVWTVTETLRKVYIC
- a CDS encoding NAD(P)/FAD-dependent oxidoreductase, which encodes MGTTVFERQRPSDAVIDASLQGTALSVFWLDDVERPTHPALTGPVSADLVIVGGGYAGLWTAVRAKERDPQRRVVLLEASRIAWAASGRNGGFCEASLTHGHENGLTRWPQEIDRLEELGLENLDGIARTVERYGMDADFERTGAITLAVERHQVDWLREEDGFLDREAVQAEVHSPTFLAGAWDRDATALVHPAKLGLELARVAADLGVEIFEHSLVRGIEGDGTGPMTVVTRDGGRVIADDVALATNVFPSLLRRNRLMTVPVYDYVLMSEPLSDEQLTSIGWSNRQGLADSANQFHYYRLTADNRILFGGYDAVYHFGGKVRPEYEDRMESHRRLASHFFTTFPQLEGLRFTHRWAGAIDSSSRFCAFFGTARRGRVAYATGFTGLGVGAARFAADVMLDELSGEQTERTELAMVREKPIPFPPEPAAAIGINLVRAAMDRADHNEGKRNLFLRTLDAVGMGFDS
- a CDS encoding Lrp/AsnC family transcriptional regulator — encoded protein: MSAATKQPVLDDISKRIVELLQEDGRRPYAEIGREVGLSEAAARQRVQRMTEAGIIQIVAVTDPMQLGFKRMSMIGIRVTGDPRAVAEQLTEITELAYVVVTLGTYDILVEAVCESDAHLLDLIATRIRTIPGVIHTESLLYAGLYKDLYNWGTR
- a CDS encoding gamma-aminobutyraldehyde dehydrogenase; the encoded protein is MTTESLQNFIGGRRVPVNGAGRMPLIDPATEETYGELPVSDASDVDAAYAAAAAAFPVWRDTTPADRQLALFRIADEMQARAEEFADLESKDTGKPRASLVADEILQSIDQLRFFAGAARSLEGRAAAEYLAGHTSFVRREPIGVIGQVTPWNYPLNMAVWKIAPALAAGNTVVLKPAESTPLTTLLLAEIVAVHTPAGTLNVVLGDRDTGVALVEHPTPQMVAITGSVRAGMAVARSAAADVKRVHLELGGKAPAIVFPDADLDRAASGIVTGAFFNAGQDCTAATRVLVHSSVHDEFVAALVEKTKTDARTGAPHEEGVLYGPLSSAAQLAQVQGFVDRLPPHATIETGGRHQGDAGYFFEATIVSGLHQDDEAVQSEIFGPVLTVQAFDTDEEALAMANDVPYALASSVWTRDHTRAMRFSRDLDFGCVWINTHIPFVSDMPHGGFKHSGYGKDLSQYGFDDYTRIKHVMTALD
- a CDS encoding amidohydrolase family protein; this encodes MIRYEPAIDLETISAIDVHVHIEVDRHGRTSLPDDLSSAASEYFSIDGPRPDLDSVAKYYRERRMAAVVFTVGATTQLGHTGIFSEEIAEGAAHNNDVLIPFGSVDPRLGAAAVDRARRLIDDYGVRGFKFHPPLQGFDPSDETHHALYGLLEGAGVIALFHTGQTGIGAGLRGGRGLRLGLSNPMLLDPVAADFPDLQIIMAHPSVPWQDEALSVTTHKPNTWIDLSGWSPKYFPENLVSHANSLLRSRILFGSDFPLLTPERWMRDAEKTSLKPEVMPGILKDNAARLLGLAD
- a CDS encoding IclR family transcriptional regulator — encoded protein: MANSSTGDSVVARVLRVLDTFTPTRTVQTRSEIGRRAGLPSSTAHRIVNDLVESGVLERDEHNGMRVGVRLWELATRSSDALRLRQAALPSMERVQARIGEHTQLAVREADEALFLERLSSPESGANITKIAGRLPLHASSSGLVLLAFADRATRERVLSLPMKRLTKSTITESSDLRRKLNEVRSVGFSIAPGYVEEVSTGVAVPIRGERGVIAALSVVLPRDSPTEGPLVAIIQAARDIERALGAHRQRSIGSPLNGNLGGVAPR